A single region of the Pontimicrobium sp. SW4 genome encodes:
- a CDS encoding pseudouridine synthase, translated as MQQEIHSHYILHKPYGYLSQFINNQNKRKNKKLLGELYNFAQGTMSIGRLDETSEGLLLLTTNGKVSSHITSNKVEKEYYVQVDGLITDEQINQLQNGVTITIHGKPYNTKPCKVFHVNSLINYPIEKRHVRDERHGPTSWVSITLTEGKFRQVRKMTAAVGFPTLRLVRVRIGDIKLDLNTGMVREVKQL; from the coding sequence ATGCAGCAAGAAATTCATAGTCATTACATATTGCATAAACCTTACGGTTATTTAAGTCAGTTTATTAATAACCAGAATAAGCGAAAGAATAAAAAGCTACTTGGTGAACTTTATAATTTTGCTCAAGGCACCATGTCTATTGGTCGTTTAGACGAGACTTCAGAAGGCTTATTATTACTTACAACTAATGGGAAAGTTAGCTCGCATATAACTAGCAACAAAGTTGAAAAAGAATATTATGTGCAAGTTGATGGGCTAATTACTGATGAACAAATCAATCAATTGCAAAATGGAGTGACTATAACCATTCATGGAAAACCATACAATACAAAGCCATGCAAAGTTTTTCATGTTAATAGTCTAATTAATTATCCTATTGAAAAACGCCATGTCCGTGATGAGCGTCATGGTCCAACTTCGTGGGTGTCTATAACACTCACTGAAGGAAAATTTAGACAAGTACGAAAAATGACAGCAGCTGTTGGTTTTCCAACTTTAAGACTAGTACGTGTTAGAATTGGTGATATTAAGCTAGATCTAAATACAGGAATGGTTAGAGAAGTTAAGCAACTATAA